In the Clostridium gelidum genome, CTTTTGAAAAAATAATATCTGGCTTTTCTTTTGATAATATTTTTATGGATTGTGCAACTCCCTTTATAATTTTAAATGGATCCGTAAAATTTTTCACATCAAAATATCTTCTTAATTTTCCACATGAAATTCCGAAAAAAGGAATATTATTTTGTGTTATTATTTCTTTTTCAATACCATCAAAACTACCAATATATTTTATTTCAAAACCATTTTCTTTTAATTTAGGTATTAAAGCTAAATTAGGAGTTACATGCCCTGCAGTTCCTCCACCTGTCATTATTATTTTGTATTTAGACAAAAACTATCACCCCATCTTCAATTATTATCTATAATTCTGTACTACAATTTGAATACTAACATTACCATTATATTCATTAATACTCGGATAAAATACTAAGTCCACCTTCACATCATTATATGATCCGTCATAAAGTTTTTGCAGCTCTTCACTACTATATTTATTATTTATCATTTCTTCAAACTCATAAATATCTCCAAAATAAATAGCATCCAAAGCTTTATTAAATTTTGTCTTAATTTTAAACTTCAATACATTTCTATTCTTGCCCAATATTGTAGCTTTTAACAATTTTACATTTTTTTCTGCAAATAATGGTTTAGAATTTGCTTTACCAAAAGGTTCTAATCTTTCTAAATCATTAATTAATTCATAATCTATTGAATCAAGAGATAAAATACAATCTATAGTAACTTTTTTTAGTAAATCATCATCTTTTAATGTTGTATTTTCATTTAGCTTCCTTCTAAAATCATCTATATTCTCTTCCTTCAAAGAAAATCCCGCTGCCATAGGATGACCACCAAAATTTCCAAGCAAATCTTTGCATTTAACAAGTTCTTCAAACATATTATATTCTTCTATAGATCTACCCGATCCCTTTGCTCCATTTTCAGATTTTGTTATTATTAAAGTCGGAACATTATATTTTTCTCTTATTCTCCCTGCTATTATCCCAGCTAAACTTTCATGTACATCAGGAATATAAATGACAAATATCTTATCATTTATCATATTATTCTTTTGCACAATTTCTATAGCAGTTTCTACACCATCTAGTGTCATATCTTTTCTTTCTTGATTTAGTTTGACTAATGATTTTGCAAGTTCATTTGCTTCGTCTTCTTCTTTTGAAAGTAATAACTTTAATCCTTCTTTAGCCGAATCCAATCTTCCACATGCGTTTATGCATGGTCCTATAATAAATCCCAAATGATATACCGATAAAGTTTTTTCATTCATTTCACATTCTCTTATTAATTCTTGTAATCCTAAATTAGTAGTATTATTTATTAATTCCAATCCTTTTTTAACAAAAATTCTATTTTCATCAATTAAATCTACAACATCACATACTGTTGCAATTGCAAGAAACTCTATAAATTTATAACATTCTTTTTTATGTATATTAAATTTTTCATAAAGTACTTCTACAAGTTTAAATGCTACTCCCGCTCCACATAATTTCTTGAATTTATAATTACAGTCTTTTTGTTTCGGGTTTATTATAGCATCTGCAATTGGACTTATGAATTTTCTAGTACTATTTTCATCTAGCGCAAATGGTATATCATGATGATCTGTAATTATCACAGTAAGCCCTATATCTTTAGCATATTTTATTGGTTCTATAGCTGATATTCCATTGTCGCAAGTTAAAATAGTATCTATTCCATCTTCTTTAGCTTGTTTTATTATATTTATATTTATCCCATATCCATCTTTTATTCTATCTGGAATTTCATAATCAACATTTGCATCACATCTTTTTAATGCCTCATATAAGATATAAGTACTTATTACTCCATCTACATCATAATCTCCAACAATTCTTATCTTTTTATTAGATTCTATTTTTCCACAAAGTATCCCTACAGCTTTTTCTAAATCTTTCATATCCCTTGGATTATGAAGTTTATCAAAATCTGGATTCATATAGCTTTTTATCATATCATCATTTATGATATCTCTATTTATTATAAGCTTACTCATAAGTTCTGTGATTCCATATTTATTTGATATTTGATTATAATCAGCTTTTTTATTTTTTATAAACCATTTTTCTGCCATTGTTTCTCCCCTTTAAATTTTGCAGAGCAAAATTAATGAATGATTAACAATGAATGATGAATAACCAAAAGATATTTTTCTTCGAAAAATTTAAATTTACTAGGTGCAGGGCACCTTTAATTTAAAATTCCCCAAGGAATTTCTTCCTTCATCTTTCATCTTTCATCTTTCATCTTTCATTATTCATTATTCATCAAAATACTTCGAGCTTTATTTATTGTATAAACATTTTATACAGCATGCCAGATGAAATTGCTTCTACTTTATTCTCATATCCAAGCTTTTCTAATAATTTATAAGAAAATGCCATAGCTGTTGCAGGTCCTCTACTAGTTATTATATTTCCATCCACCACTACTTCTTCTTCCAAATATTCACAATTTGGCATTTCATCTTCATAGCCTGGATAAGAAGTCATATTTCTACCTTCTGTAATCTCTGCTTTTCCAAGTACTATTGGTCCTGCACAAATTGCGCCTATTAACTTACCTTCTTTGTTTTGTCTTTTTATAAATTTTATTACTCTTTCATCATCTCTTAAATTAGTTGCTCCTGGTATACCACCTGGAATTACTACTAAATCATATTCCATATCTTCATCAAAAAATTTATCAGCTTGAACTACTACCCCATGACTTGATTCAACTTGTTTTTCTCCAATTGAAACTAAATCACAAGTTAAATTTGCTCTTCTCATTATATCCGACACAGTTAATGCCTCTATTTCTTCAAAACCATCTGCTAACAATATACATACTTTCTTCATATTAATTCCTCCTCTTAATTTAAATAATGAGGATATCCTAAACTAATCTTTAGAACATCCTCACTCTACACTGTCTTAATTATATCTCATTTAATTTACAGTTACATCTTTTATTTCGTCATCAAGTATAATCATCATTATGTTTGTACCTCTACCTGCTCTATTTTGCAATTTAATATCATTTATTTTAATTGCTGACTTTTCTTTAGATTTAGAAGTCAACACCACTTCAGTTTTATCTGCTGATAAAGTTATGCTATTTCCTTCGCTACTTATGTAGTTACTATGATATTTCCCAAAAATAACTTCATCTTCATCTCTCAAGCTCATTCCTGTAACGCCTGAAGCTACTTTTCCCATGGTATTAACATTTTCAACAGGAAATCTTATTCCCATTCCTTTTTTAGTTATCATAACTAAATATCCAAGCTTCATTTTATCTATCTCTACTGAAACTACTTCGTCGTCTTCAAATTTAAATTTATGGCATACTTGTTTAAAGTACTCCCCTTCAAATTCTTTTAATAAAGTCTTCTTAACCATTCCTTTTTTAGTAAAAGTATATACTCCAAGTTCTTCATCATAAGAATCAATTGAAACTAAACTAACTATCTTTTCTCCCTTTTCTAGCTTTCCTAAGAATGCTTCTACTGGAATTTCATCATTAATTACATTTTTCATTAAGAATACTGGTACTTTATAAACATACCCTTTATTACTAAACATTAATAATTCTTTTAGTGAATTAGTTTTAACTTTTAAAGAATCTTCTTTAATTCTTCCATAAACTTTAAGCTTATTCTTATCTGTAATTCCAAGACTCAATTCAAAATATTCTATTTCATTTGTATCTTCTACTTCAATAATCTCATCTTCCTCCGCAAAATTAAACAATTGAATAGGTAATATATTTCTAGAAGTATCTTCCAAGTTATGGACTTCAAGAGTGAACTCTAAACCTAATTTGCTTTTAACTCTTAAGAACTTGCTTTCTTCTTTTATTTTTCTTATTGATACATCCATTAATTCATCATCATCTCTAAGCTTTAAAGCTTGGAGTTTAGTATATGAAGTTTGAAACTTATCCACTGAACTTTGTTTAATTCCACCATGTTTAGTTATAAATCTAAATGCTTTGTTTGGATCGAAATTATCTACTGATACAGCTCCAACTATCTTTTCGTTATCCAAATTTGCAGTTTTAATTACTTGATCTAATCGCTCTCCTTTTTCCTTCCACTTCAATTCCGGTATATTAATCCCCTTTGTTTGATACATGAATCCTTTATCCGTAAATATAAGTAAAGTATCCTTGGTATTTGAACTTATTAAATATTTTAACGAATCATTTTCTCTATATTCAATATCCTCTGGATTAGAACTTGATCTATTGTAATTTTTTAACGGTATTCTCTTAATGAAACCATCCTTTGATATTGTAATCATAACTTCTTCTATTACAATTAATTCTTCAATATCAATTTTACTTTCATTATCATCTTTTACAATTGCAGTCCTTCTCTTATTTCCATATTTATCACTTATTTCTTTAAGCTCTGTTTTTATCACTTTAAAAAGTTCTTTTTCACCAGATAAAATCTTCTCAAGTTTTTTAATAATGTTTTTAAGCTGTGAATATTCTTTTTCAAATATTTCTATTTCAAGACCCGTCAATCTATATAACATAAGCTCTAATATAGCTTGTGCTTGAGCTTCTGAAAATTCAAACTTATTAATCAAATTATCCGAAGCATCCTTTTTAGATTTCGAGCTTCTAATAATTGCTATAATTTGGTCTAACACATTTATTGCTTTAATAAAACCTTCAACAATGTGAAATCTTTTTTTTGCTGTATCCAGTTCCTTTTGAGTTCGTCTAGTTATTACTTCTTTTTGGTGTTCTACATAATATTTTATTATAGCCTTTAAACTCATAGTTTCTGGCTTTCCATTTGCAAGGGCAACCATGTTAAAACTTATATTGCATTGTAAATCAGTCTTTTTAAATAAATATTTTAGCACCTTGTCTGCAACATCTTCACCAGCGTTTTTCTTTAGTTCAATTACAGCTCTTATTCCATTTCTATCTGATTCATCTCTAATATCCGTTATTGACTCCAATGATTTTGCATGTCTTTTATCACCTGTCATTTCAGATATTAATTGAAGAAGTTTAGCTTTATTTCTCCTATACGGGAATTCAGTTATTACTATTCCAACTCTTCCATTTTCTAATTTTTCAATTGAAGTCTTAGCTCTATATGCAACTTTTCCTTCTCCTGTTTCATATGCTGACAACATAGATTTTTCTCCAATTAAAATTCCACCTGTAGGTAAATCTGGTCCTTTTATATATTCCATAAGTTGTGAGGTAGTTATTTCGTTATTATCTATGTAAGCCAATACTCCATTGGTTACTTCTTCTAAATTATGTGGTGGTATATTAGTTGCAAGACCAACTGCTATACCAAAAGTACCATTTACCAAAAGATTTGGATATCTACTTGGTAATACCTTAGGTTCTATTTCACTATCAGAGTAATTAGGAATCATATCTACAGTATCTTTTTCAATATCTCGTAACATTTCCATTGCAATAGGTGATAGTCTTGCTTCCGTATACCTCATTGCTGCTGCTCCATCGCCATCTATTGAACCCCAATTTCCATGACCTTCTATAAGAGGCGCCCTCGTTGAAAATTCTTGAGCTAAAATTACCATAGCTTCATATACAGATGAGTCTCCATGAGGATGAAACTTACCTAAAATATCTCCAACTATTCTAGCAGATTTATAATAAGGTTTATCAGGAAAAGCTTTAAGCATATATGCACCATATAGAATTCTTCTATGTACAGGCTTAAGACCGTCTCTAACATCTGGAAGTGCTCTATCTTTTGCAACTTCTATTGCATATGGTAAAAAATTTTCAGGCATTGCTTCTTCTAAAAGAATACTAACTATATTATTATCTCTAGGTATATCATTTTTCTTTGCCATACTATTCTCCTTCTTGTTCCATGTCAATTATCAATTAATTAAATTCTCCGTACTTATAAATGTATTTCTTTCTAGGTTCTACAATTTCACCCATAAGTAGTGAAACCATCTTTTCAGCTTTTGCCGCATCTTCTATATTAACTTGAAGAAGTGTTCTGCTTTCTGGATTTAACGTTGTATCCCACAATTGATCTGGATTCATTTCTCCAAGACCTTTATATCGTTGAATCAATGCACCTTTTCCTACTTCTTTCTTTGTTTGTTCTAGATCTTCATCACTATAAGCATACTTCATTGTAGTTTTACCTCTTGTTTCTTTATAAACCTTATATAAAGGAGGTTGTGCTAAATATAAATGACCATTTGCAATTAATGGTTTCATATATCTATAAATATAAGTCATCCAAAGTGTTCTAATATGATATCCGTCCACATCTGCATCACTCATTATTATTATCTTATCATATTTCAAGTCTTCTTCTTTATAGTTATCTAATGTCCCAGTTCCAACAGCCGTATTAAATATTTTTAATTCCTCTGAAGCTAATACATTTTCAAGCTTTTGTTTTTCCGTATTCATTATTTTACCTTTAGAAGGCATTATAGTTTGAAATCTTCTATCTCTAGCTTGCTTTGCAGAACCTCCTGCTGAATCTCCTTCAACAACTATAAATTCATTTACAGTTTTATCTTTTAATGTACATACGGCAACCTTACCCGCAAGTGGTGCTGCACCTTTACCTATCTTCTTTTTTTCTGCTTCATTTATTTTCTTGATTTTATCTCTTCTTTTTGCTGCTTCAAGCGCATTATTTATTATACTTGTTGCCAAACTCTTATTATCTTCAATCCATTCAGAAAATTTAGTATAAACCAAATCATTCATCATAGTATATGCTTCATTATTACCAAGCTTAGTTTTAGTTTGACCTTCAAAGATAGGATTTGTAATTTTTATTCTTACAATAGCTGTCATTCCTTCTCTTAAGTCGTCACCTTCAAATTCCTTTTCCTTTTCCTTAAGTAGTCCAAGCTTCTTCATCCATTCTTTAAAAGCTCTTGTCATTCCAGTTTTAAACCCTGTTTCATGAGTTCCTGCCTCAGTTGTTGGAATATTATTTACATAACTTGCAATATATTCAGTAGTTGAATCTGTAAATTGCATACAAACTTCTCCATACATTTGAAGACTTCCAACGTTTCTTTCACCATCAAAAATTATAGGTGTTTCGTGAATTGGTGTTTTACTTTCGTTTAAATAATTAATAAAATCTAAAAGACCATTTTCTGAATAATATTCCTTAGTTATTTCTTGTCCTTTTCTTTTATCTATTAGTTCTAGCGTTATACCTTTATTTTGAAATGCTAATTCTTGCAATCTACTATCTATTATGTCAAATTTAAAATCAGTTGTTGAGAAAATTTCTTTATCTGGTTTAAATGTAACTTTAGTACCAATCTTGTCTGTTTTCCCAATTATCTTTAAACTTCCAACTGTTGTTCCTGGCATATCTCTTTTTAATTCTTTATCAAAAGCATATTCAAATCTTTGTCTATATATATTACCATTCTGATATACTTCAACTTCTAGCCATTCTGATAAAGCATTTACAACAGCAGCTCCAACTCCGTGAAGACCTCCAGAAGTTTTATAGTTTTTATTATCAAACTTTCCTCCTGTATGTAGTTCAGTAAATACCATTTCAATCCCAGATTTCTTTTTTATTGGATGAATCCCTGTAGGAATTCCCCTTCCATTATCTATTATTGTGATACTTTTATCTTCATTTAAAGTTATACTTGCCTTATTTCCATACCCATTAGCTATTTCATCTATGGAATTATCAATTATTTCCCATATACAATGATGCAGCCCCTTGCTTCCAGTAGAACCTATGTACATTCCTGGCCTTACTCTTACAGGTTCTAATTTTTCAAGTGATGTTAAATCCGTTACATCATAAGCATTAGTATTTTTCAATTCCATAAAACCCCTCCACTTTGAACACCAGTTCTTATTTGTTTGTATTTTTTCTGTTCTATAAAAATATACTTCCTTTCCGCTGTATTGTCAAAAAAACTTACACATATTAAAAAGTACGCACCTATAAGAAGAGTGCGAAGCACAATAAGGAACTTATTAAGTGTAACCAAGAACTTTTCACATATGAACACAGTGAGAAGCACAATCAAGATATTTTACACATACAAAGCTCAACCGTCACACTTCAATTCTTATACTTTCCTCTTATGCATAAAAAAGAGTGCACTATTAAAATTAATAACACACTCCTAAAATCAATTTTAGAATTTTAAAGTTTTATACATCGCATATTTCTATCTTTCTAACATGCTTTGTATGATTCCATTCCTTATTATTCTTATTTAAAATACCTTGAATTGTAATTGGTACCCATGTTAATGTATATAATCCATATAACCAAAATCTAAAGAATAATATTAACTCTTTCTTTCCTAAGAATACTCCAGTCAATATTAAGAATGATAAGTTATATCCTATTCCTATTAATGATCCAATAATCCAATTATGAATATTAGCAGTTAAAATAGGAACTACAAAAACATTACTTGTATATAATATCATCATAACTAAAAATGGTTTTGTAACTTTTTTATCAATTGCTAATATTAGTGGTGTAATTAAAAATTGAATAGCTACGAATATTCTAAAAATTATGACTCCTGGATTATTAGCAGTACCATCATCACCAAACAAATTGTTAATAATAAATATATTTAACCCACTTTCAGTATTTATCTGTATTAATGTTAACACAGCTGCAGCTGCTATTAGTAACGTTACAAATGGTTGCAATACATATAATGCACAGTCAAACATATAAAATTTTCTTTCTACAATTGATTTCTTAACTAATTTAAAGAAATACCTTGAAGCAACATCTGTAAATCCTTGCATCCATCTTTTTCTTTGAGTCCATGATTGCTTAAGCTTCAATGGCTTTTCATCATATATAATAGCATCATGAGCCCATCCTACTTTTTCTCCATTTAGCACAAGCTTACAAGTAAACTCTAAGTCTTCTGTAAGACACGTAGCACCCCAGCCTAATTCTTTTAATGTATTAGTTTCTACTGCAAATCCTGTACCACCAATTTGATTGGAAAGTCCTACATTTGATCTAGATAATTGGAACATTCTGTTTTGAGTCCAAAACGCTATAGAATATGATGCAGCAATCCATGAATCCTCTGGATTTTTGCTATCTATATATCCCTGTACAACTTTATATCCATCCTGCATCTTAGAATTAATTTCTTTTAAGAAATCCTTATGTACAAGGTTATCTGCATCAAATATGGCAACAGCATCATACTGTTTCTTCATATCAAACAGCTTTGCAAACATCCATTCTAATGCATAGCCTTTACCTTTTTTATCTTCTGCAAATCTTTCACAAACATTTACTCCATATCCTTTAGCTATTTTAGCTGTATCATCTGTACAATTATCTGCAATAACGAAAATATCATACATGTCTTTAGGATATTCTAGCTTTAACATACTTTCTATAAGACTACCAATAACCACTTCTTCATCATGTGCTGCAATTAATAATGCGAATTTATTTTTAGGTGTATAATTTTTCTTTTCTGCTTTTCTAAAAAGACCTATTAATCCTAAAAATAAATAATAACATGTTATCGCAAAAACAAAAATTTGAAAGAACGCTGTTATGGTCAAAATATAATTTCCCATTACATTCACTCCTAATATTTAATGAGAATCACTCCCATTTATTATTTAATATAATTTCTTTCATACTATTCCTATTTAATAATATTTCAATAGAAATAAAAAATCAACCCTATATTTATTAAGATAAAATTAATATTTTTCTTTAGAGTCTTTCATATTTGTATGTAAACCTTATTATAATTATTAATTATTACTTATTATTCCTATGTTTTTTGTTTAACATTCTATACATAATGTATCCTACTAAAATACCGCCAAGAAGACCTCCAATATGACCAAAATTATCGATATTTTTAATACTTAAACCTATAAATAAATTTATTACTATTATTTGCATCAAACTTGATATATTTTTTTTATCTATTCTATGCCTCTCTATAATAGCAAAGGCCAATAATGCTCCCATAAGACCAAATATTCCACCTGACGCCCCTACTGATATGTTGTATGTTCCCATCAAATAACTTAATAAACTTGATGTTATACATGAGATAAAATATATAAACAAATACTTTTTAGCTCCATAAATTTGTTGAATTTGTGGTCCTATTATGTATAAAGAATACATGTTGCATGCTATATGTACTATCCCCGAATGTAAAAAGGCATAAGTTAATAATCTCCAAATCTGACCTTCGTTAATTAATATTTTAGAGATAGCTCCAAATTTTAATAGTACATCAGAATCTATATCAAATATATTTCCAGATAAAAATGCAGTTATTAAAAATATTATTATATTCATTCCTATTAACGTAAGTGTTGGTATTTTATATTTTAATAATTCTCCTTTTTCTCCCTCAACATTTGTTTCATCTGTTTGTACAAAATATTTAACTATCTGTTTTAATGGTATACAAGATTTATCACATGCAATAACATTATAATTTTCCTTATTTAAAATAAGTTTATTTATGTTAGATGATTTATCTGAATATGTGTATTCTTTATTACATAAAATTATTATATTTAAAGAAAATGTCTTTTCTAGTGTTTTTATATACTCAGCAGCTTCTGAATAATCTATATCTTCATTTTTTTCATCACTTATTAAAACACAATATATTCCATCTTTTAGCTCTTTAACTGCAAAAAATACATCTTCCTCATGAAAATTGCTATAATATTGCTTAATATAAAAGTTTTCTTTATTAATTAAAATTTTATAAAAGTTTTCTTTAAATTTTTTCATATTTTTTACCTATCCTTATATGAACGTTATTTATCTTTTATCTTAAATTTTCAATATATTACCCTATAGATACCCACAACTGAAATTTTACTTATGCTTGGTATTATATTCAGCATTTACTATACTTAGGCGTATATACAAACAGAGAAATTGGGTACATGTTCGTGAAAGCGGCATTAGAAAATAAGCTGTTGAAGCCACTTAATGGTGGGTTGTTCCATTTTTGCTTGTCCTGAGCTTGCCTCAGGAGCAAGCAGAAATGGGTGCAACCTGCCATTTAGTGGCTTCCAGCGAAATTTTCTTAGTCCGCTGGAACAAACATGTATCCAATTTCGGCGGGTTATATCCATAAGTACGATTTCCACTGTGGGTATCTATAAAATTTATTTATCTATCATATCTAAAAGTTCATTAAATCTTTTTATAGTAGCTTCTATAGGTATATTCGTTGTCATATCTACCCCAGCATTTTTTAAAATGTTTATTGGATAGTCACTACCTCCTGATTTTAAGAAACCTTTATATTTTTCTACTGCATTTTCTTTTCCTTCTAAAATTGATTTTGAGAAAGCAGATGCAGCTGCATATCCTGTAGCATATTGATAAACATAAAAATCAGAATAGAAATGAGGAATTCTTGACCATTCTACATCTATCTCTTTATCTATAATAATTCCATCACCAAAATATTTAGCATTCAAATCGTGCCATGCTTTATTATAATCTTCTGCAGTTAAAGGAATACCTTGCTCTAAACTTTCATGTGTATAA is a window encoding:
- a CDS encoding rhomboid family intramembrane serine protease — protein: MKKFKENFYKILINKENFYIKQYYSNFHEEDVFFAVKELKDGIYCVLISDEKNEDIDYSEAAEYIKTLEKTFSLNIIILCNKEYTYSDKSSNINKLILNKENYNVIACDKSCIPLKQIVKYFVQTDETNVEGEKGELLKYKIPTLTLIGMNIIIFLITAFLSGNIFDIDSDVLLKFGAISKILINEGQIWRLLTYAFLHSGIVHIACNMYSLYIIGPQIQQIYGAKKYLFIYFISCITSSLLSYLMGTYNISVGASGGIFGLMGALLAFAIIERHRIDKKNISSLMQIIVINLFIGLSIKNIDNFGHIGGLLGGILVGYIMYRMLNKKHRNNK
- a CDS encoding DNA gyrase/topoisomerase IV subunit B, translating into MELKNTNAYDVTDLTSLEKLEPVRVRPGMYIGSTGSKGLHHCIWEIIDNSIDEIANGYGNKASITLNEDKSITIIDNGRGIPTGIHPIKKKSGIEMVFTELHTGGKFDNKNYKTSGGLHGVGAAVVNALSEWLEVEVYQNGNIYRQRFEYAFDKELKRDMPGTTVGSLKIIGKTDKIGTKVTFKPDKEIFSTTDFKFDIIDSRLQELAFQNKGITLELIDKRKGQEITKEYYSENGLLDFINYLNESKTPIHETPIIFDGERNVGSLQMYGEVCMQFTDSTTEYIASYVNNIPTTEAGTHETGFKTGMTRAFKEWMKKLGLLKEKEKEFEGDDLREGMTAIVRIKITNPIFEGQTKTKLGNNEAYTMMNDLVYTKFSEWIEDNKSLATSIINNALEAAKRRDKIKKINEAEKKKIGKGAAPLAGKVAVCTLKDKTVNEFIVVEGDSAGGSAKQARDRRFQTIMPSKGKIMNTEKQKLENVLASEELKIFNTAVGTGTLDNYKEEDLKYDKIIIMSDADVDGYHIRTLWMTYIYRYMKPLIANGHLYLAQPPLYKVYKETRGKTTMKYAYSDEDLEQTKKEVGKGALIQRYKGLGEMNPDQLWDTTLNPESRTLLQVNIEDAAKAEKMVSLLMGEIVEPRKKYIYKYGEFN
- a CDS encoding DJ-1 family glyoxalase III, coding for MKKVCILLADGFEEIEALTVSDIMRRANLTCDLVSIGEKQVESSHGVVVQADKFFDEDMEYDLVVIPGGIPGATNLRDDERVIKFIKRQNKEGKLIGAICAGPIVLGKAEITEGRNMTSYPGYEDEMPNCEYLEEEVVVDGNIITSRGPATAMAFSYKLLEKLGYENKVEAISSGMLYKMFIQ
- a CDS encoding glycosyltransferase family 2 protein → MGNYILTITAFFQIFVFAITCYYLFLGLIGLFRKAEKKNYTPKNKFALLIAAHDEEVVIGSLIESMLKLEYPKDMYDIFVIADNCTDDTAKIAKGYGVNVCERFAEDKKGKGYALEWMFAKLFDMKKQYDAVAIFDADNLVHKDFLKEINSKMQDGYKVVQGYIDSKNPEDSWIAASYSIAFWTQNRMFQLSRSNVGLSNQIGGTGFAVETNTLKELGWGATCLTEDLEFTCKLVLNGEKVGWAHDAIIYDEKPLKLKQSWTQRKRWMQGFTDVASRYFFKLVKKSIVERKFYMFDCALYVLQPFVTLLIAAAAVLTLIQINTESGLNIFIINNLFGDDGTANNPGVIIFRIFVAIQFLITPLILAIDKKVTKPFLVMMILYTSNVFVVPILTANIHNWIIGSLIGIGYNLSFLILTGVFLGKKELILFFRFWLYGLYTLTWVPITIQGILNKNNKEWNHTKHVRKIEICDV
- the recJ gene encoding single-stranded-DNA-specific exonuclease RecJ → MAEKWFIKNKKADYNQISNKYGITELMSKLIINRDIINDDMIKSYMNPDFDKLHNPRDMKDLEKAVGILCGKIESNKKIRIVGDYDVDGVISTYILYEALKRCDANVDYEIPDRIKDGYGININIIKQAKEDGIDTILTCDNGISAIEPIKYAKDIGLTVIITDHHDIPFALDENSTRKFISPIADAIINPKQKDCNYKFKKLCGAGVAFKLVEVLYEKFNIHKKECYKFIEFLAIATVCDVVDLIDENRIFVKKGLELINNTTNLGLQELIRECEMNEKTLSVYHLGFIIGPCINACGRLDSAKEGLKLLLSKEEDEANELAKSLVKLNQERKDMTLDGVETAIEIVQKNNMINDKIFVIYIPDVHESLAGIIAGRIREKYNVPTLIITKSENGAKGSGRSIEEYNMFEELVKCKDLLGNFGGHPMAAGFSLKEENIDDFRRKLNENTTLKDDDLLKKVTIDCILSLDSIDYELINDLERLEPFGKANSKPLFAEKNVKLLKATILGKNRNVLKFKIKTKFNKALDAIYFGDIYEFEEMINNKYSSEELQKLYDGSYNDVKVDLVFYPSINEYNGNVSIQIVVQNYR
- a CDS encoding DNA topoisomerase IV subunit A, coding for MAKKNDIPRDNNIVSILLEEAMPENFLPYAIEVAKDRALPDVRDGLKPVHRRILYGAYMLKAFPDKPYYKSARIVGDILGKFHPHGDSSVYEAMVILAQEFSTRAPLIEGHGNWGSIDGDGAAAMRYTEARLSPIAMEMLRDIEKDTVDMIPNYSDSEIEPKVLPSRYPNLLVNGTFGIAVGLATNIPPHNLEEVTNGVLAYIDNNEITTSQLMEYIKGPDLPTGGILIGEKSMLSAYETGEGKVAYRAKTSIEKLENGRVGIVITEFPYRRNKAKLLQLISEMTGDKRHAKSLESITDIRDESDRNGIRAVIELKKNAGEDVADKVLKYLFKKTDLQCNISFNMVALANGKPETMSLKAIIKYYVEHQKEVITRRTQKELDTAKKRFHIVEGFIKAINVLDQIIAIIRSSKSKKDASDNLINKFEFSEAQAQAILELMLYRLTGLEIEIFEKEYSQLKNIIKKLEKILSGEKELFKVIKTELKEISDKYGNKRRTAIVKDDNESKIDIEELIVIEEVMITISKDGFIKRIPLKNYNRSSSNPEDIEYRENDSLKYLISSNTKDTLLIFTDKGFMYQTKGINIPELKWKEKGERLDQVIKTANLDNEKIVGAVSVDNFDPNKAFRFITKHGGIKQSSVDKFQTSYTKLQALKLRDDDELMDVSIRKIKEESKFLRVKSKLGLEFTLEVHNLEDTSRNILPIQLFNFAEEDEIIEVEDTNEIEYFELSLGITDKNKLKVYGRIKEDSLKVKTNSLKELLMFSNKGYVYKVPVFLMKNVINDEIPVEAFLGKLEKGEKIVSLVSIDSYDEELGVYTFTKKGMVKKTLLKEFEGEYFKQVCHKFKFEDDEVVSVEIDKMKLGYLVMITKKGMGIRFPVENVNTMGKVASGVTGMSLRDEDEVIFGKYHSNYISSEGNSITLSADKTEVVLTSKSKEKSAIKINDIKLQNRAGRGTNIMMIILDDEIKDVTVN